One window of the Camelus ferus isolate YT-003-E chromosome 12, BCGSAC_Cfer_1.0, whole genome shotgun sequence genome contains the following:
- the METTL7B gene encoding methyltransferase-like protein 7B isoform X2, producing MDALVRLLQLLVLLLTLPLHIMALLGFWEPLCKSYFPYLMAVLAAKTNRKMEGKKRELFSQIKGLAGASGKVALLELGCGTGANFQFYPSGCRITCLDPNPNFEKFLTKSMAENRHLEYERFVVAFGEDMKQLADGSMDVVVCTLVLCSVQSPRKVLQEVHRVLRPGGLFFFWEHVAEPRGSWAFLWQQVAEPTWKHIGDGCRLTRETWKDLESAQFSELQMERQPPPFKWLPVGPHIMGKAVK from the exons ATGGACGCCCTGGTCCGGCTCCTGCAGCTGCTGGTGCTGCTCCTGACCCTGCCCCTGCACATCATGGCTCTGCTGGGCTTCTGGGAGCCCCTGTGCAAGAGCTATTTCCCCTACCTGATGGCCGTGCTGGCGGCCAAGACCAACCGCAAGATGGAGGGCAAGAAGCGGGAGCTCTTCAGCCAGATAAAGGGGCTTGCGGGGGCCTCGGGCAAGGTGGCCCTGCTGGAGCTGGGCTGCGGCACTGGTGCCAACTTCCAGTTCTACCCATCTGGCTGCAGGATCACCTGCCTGGACCCGAACCCCAACTTTGAGAAGTTCCTGACAAAAAGTATGGCCGAGAATAGACATCTCGAGTATGAACGGTTTGTGGTGGCTTTCGGAGAGGACATGAAGCAGCTGGCCGATGGCTCCATGGACGTGGTGGTCTGCACCTTGGTGCTCTGCTCAGTGCAGAGCCCGAGGAAGGTCCTGCAGGAGGTCCACAGAGTGCTGAGGCCG GGAGGATTGTTCTTTTTCTGGGAGCACGTGGCTGAGCCGCGTGGGAGCTGGGCCTTCCTGTGGCAGCAAGTTGCAGAGCCCACCTGGAAACACATCGGGGATGGCTGCCGCCTCACCAGAGAGACCTGGAAGGATCTGGAAAGTGCCCAGTTCTCCGAACTCCAAATGGAACGACAGCCCCCTCCCTTCAAGTGGTTGCCTGTTGGGCCGCACATCATGGGGAAGGCCGTGAAGTAA
- the METTL7B gene encoding methyltransferase-like protein 7B isoform X1: protein MDALVRLLQLLVLLLTLPLHIMALLGFWEPLCKSYFPYLMAVLAAKTNRKMEGKKRELFSQIKGLAGASGKVALLELGCGTGANFQFYPSGCRITCLDPNPNFEKFLTKSMAENRHLEYERFVVAFGEDMKQLADGSMDVVVCTLVLCSVQSPRKVLQEVHRVLRPVLRLPICLPSVTLSFWPPFENVSPVVPTQSREARHTRSGRAAGAGAQEASRSRTGLLPELEDQHLPLHREGGLFFFWEHVAEPRGSWAFLWQQVAEPTWKHIGDGCRLTRETWKDLESAQFSELQMERQPPPFKWLPVGPHIMGKAVK, encoded by the exons ATGGACGCCCTGGTCCGGCTCCTGCAGCTGCTGGTGCTGCTCCTGACCCTGCCCCTGCACATCATGGCTCTGCTGGGCTTCTGGGAGCCCCTGTGCAAGAGCTATTTCCCCTACCTGATGGCCGTGCTGGCGGCCAAGACCAACCGCAAGATGGAGGGCAAGAAGCGGGAGCTCTTCAGCCAGATAAAGGGGCTTGCGGGGGCCTCGGGCAAGGTGGCCCTGCTGGAGCTGGGCTGCGGCACTGGTGCCAACTTCCAGTTCTACCCATCTGGCTGCAGGATCACCTGCCTGGACCCGAACCCCAACTTTGAGAAGTTCCTGACAAAAAGTATGGCCGAGAATAGACATCTCGAGTATGAACGGTTTGTGGTGGCTTTCGGAGAGGACATGAAGCAGCTGGCCGATGGCTCCATGGACGTGGTGGTCTGCACCTTGGTGCTCTGCTCAGTGCAGAGCCCGAGGAAGGTCCTGCAGGAGGTCCACAGAGTGCTGAGGCCG GTTCTCCGCCTGCCCATCTGTCTGCCCTCGGTTACGCTGTCCTTCTGGCCGCCCTTTGAGAATGTCTCACCAGTCGTCCCCACTCAGTCACGGGAGGCTCGTCACACTCGCTCTGGGCGGGCAGCCGGAGCCGGGGCGCAGGAGGCGTCACGGAGCAGGACGGGTTTGCTCCCCGAACTTGAAGACCAGCACCTCCCTCTTCACCGAGAG GGAGGATTGTTCTTTTTCTGGGAGCACGTGGCTGAGCCGCGTGGGAGCTGGGCCTTCCTGTGGCAGCAAGTTGCAGAGCCCACCTGGAAACACATCGGGGATGGCTGCCGCCTCACCAGAGAGACCTGGAAGGATCTGGAAAGTGCCCAGTTCTCCGAACTCCAAATGGAACGACAGCCCCCTCCCTTCAAGTGGTTGCCTGTTGGGCCGCACATCATGGGGAAGGCCGTGAAGTAA